GTCCCCCACCGCACCTTACGCGGCCCTGGCCAGCCGCTTCACCAGCAAGCGTAGCATGCCCAAGTACAACCACGCCTCACTGACGGAAGGATGCTGCTCGTAATCCTCCCTCAACCTCCGGTTCCTCCCCAACCACGCAAACGTCCGCTCCACCACCCACCGCTTGGGCAACGGCTTAAAGCCCTCTACCCGGGGAAGCTCCGGCACCTCCTCCCCCTCCCGCACCCACACCCCCCGCACCCCGGCGTAAGGATGGGCCACCACCTCCAGCTCTAACCCCAGGGCCTCCAAAAAGCCCCTCAGGCCCCGGTAGCCCCAGTCCCCATACACCTTCCTCACCCTCGGCCACAGACCAAGGTCCATCCCCTCCAAAACCGCTTTCCCACCCCACTTGTCATGCACAAGATTCGCCCCTTCGGGGCGGACCATTGGCCGGGTGAACGTACACCCGGAGCATCCTCCCCCCGGTATCCACCACCACCTGGCGTTGCAAGCTAGCCTTCGGCTGACCCGCCCCTTCACCCTCTTGGCTCCGTCGTCCCCTCGGGGCCCCCCTTTTCCGTGGTCTTCACCGATTGGCCCTCCACCACCAGGGCGCTGGGAGAGGCATACCGCCTTTCTCTTTCCCGGTCC
Above is a window of Thermus tengchongensis DNA encoding:
- a CDS encoding transposase — its product is MDLGLWPRVRKVYGDWGYRGLRGFLEALGLELEVVAHPYAGVRGVWVREGEEVPELPRVEGFKPLPKRWVVERTFAWLGRNRRLREDYEQHPSVSEAWLYLGMLRLLVKRLARAA